The following are encoded together in the Pleurocapsa sp. FMAR1 genome:
- a CDS encoding nitrate reductase associated protein, translating into MNNSKITPHFSNEEGANPKYFQFEADFVGSLQCIPMQVRMKLDNCGVKLKLVDWNHFSHSERETLVNMPCVSASETEAYRQYLQNLLIVKTGQPAKELAIDPQPAWLDAQSIPNSVQTKAQECQADISLKQWSNLLPEQRFALIKLSRPSHENQNFVPALQEFEIVPK; encoded by the coding sequence ATGAACAACTCAAAAATCACACCACACTTTTCAAATGAAGAAGGCGCAAATCCAAAATATTTTCAATTTGAAGCAGATTTTGTTGGTTCACTGCAATGTATTCCGATGCAGGTCAGAATGAAGCTAGACAACTGTGGTGTAAAGCTGAAGCTAGTAGATTGGAATCATTTTAGCCATTCAGAACGCGAGACATTAGTAAATATGCCCTGCGTTAGCGCATCAGAAACTGAAGCTTACAGACAATATTTGCAAAATTTGCTCATCGTTAAAACTGGACAACCAGCCAAAGAATTAGCCATAGATCCTCAACCAGCTTGGTTAGATGCTCAATCTATTCCCAATAGTGTTCAAACCAAAGCTCAAGAATGTCAGGCTGATATTTCCCTAAAGCAATGGTCAAACTTATTACCCGAACAACGCTTTGCTTTAATTAAGCTTAGTCGTCCTAGCCACGAGAATCAAAACTTTGTTCCCGCACTACAGGAGTTTGAGATTGTACCAAAATGA
- a CDS encoding histidine kinase produces MSESNESKKERIIADLQQAKQTGELKTDKIREIVKNAIAQTIAEYKEGKSEVANLVEDAIAAVTETFKEKSGEIKEEVTASIQGAIDGISEARKQKITQTQSEITTLEAKVVADEQELQDDIDKALAKVKSKSETEPDKIKVAVSEAITGISNSEEFALLQKHYARLKAQTSVLQANLANRYGEQYEEVNKHLEEAKTWYEKAKEDPEVFTEPAKRKRAEFEQKLGATGGAVARKEKEVKGLLKELWKEVREIFQEKTAK; encoded by the coding sequence ATGTCTGAATCAAATGAATCTAAAAAAGAAAGAATTATTGCCGATTTACAACAGGCAAAACAGACAGGAGAATTAAAAACCGATAAAATTCGCGAGATTGTTAAAAATGCGATCGCTCAAACTATTGCCGAATACAAAGAAGGTAAAAGCGAAGTTGCTAACCTAGTAGAAGATGCGATCGCTGCGGTAACAGAGACTTTTAAAGAAAAAAGCGGGGAGATCAAAGAAGAAGTAACTGCTTCTATTCAAGGAGCAATAGATGGTATTAGTGAAGCCAGAAAACAAAAAATCACCCAAACTCAATCAGAAATTACTACCTTAGAAGCCAAAGTAGTCGCCGATGAACAAGAGCTACAGGATGATATTGATAAAGCTTTGGCAAAAGTAAAAAGCAAAAGTGAAACCGAACCAGATAAAATTAAAGTTGCGGTCTCCGAAGCTATTACTGGAATTAGTAATAGTGAAGAATTTGCCCTTTTACAAAAACACTATGCTCGCTTGAAAGCACAAACTTCTGTATTGCAGGCAAACTTAGCTAACCGTTACGGGGAACAGTACGAAGAAGTAAACAAACATTTAGAAGAAGCTAAAACTTGGTACGAAAAAGCTAAGGAAGATCCAGAGGTATTTACTGAGCCTGCTAAACGCAAAAGAGCAGAATTTGAGCAGAAATTAGGTGCAACTGGCGGTGCAGTGGCACGTAAGGAAAAAGAAGTTAAAGGGTTACTCAAAGAACTCTGGAAAGAAGTCAGAGAAATATTTCAAGAAAAAACAGCAAAATAA
- a CDS encoding cation diffusion facilitator family transporter produces MMQDNRSQVRKVLWLTLLLNLFVMALKLTLGLASGSLSLQADALHSITDSVNNVLGLITNRFSSPKPDREHPYGHQKFEAIGALGIAAFLGIACFEILRGAVEKIFLNTESAAIKVTSTELWLLLLVLGINIFVAFYERNVGRKVNSPILIADAKHTMSDIWVTIIVIAGLVGVWQAKNLNIPQLEWLDVILAFPVALLVFYSGWEVIKENLPWLVDEMAIAPEAIHDTVMEVSGVLNCHEIASRGILGRQVFIEMHLIVDTNDIIAAHKITETIEEHLEKRFGKVRVLIHVEPPDYEEEDISFGSTEPIA; encoded by the coding sequence ATAATGCAAGACAATCGTTCTCAAGTTCGCAAAGTTCTCTGGCTAACATTACTGTTAAACTTGTTTGTAATGGCTTTGAAGTTGACTTTAGGTTTAGCCAGCGGTTCATTAAGTTTACAGGCAGATGCGTTACACAGTATCACCGATAGTGTCAACAACGTTTTGGGTTTGATCACCAATCGTTTTTCTTCTCCTAAGCCAGATCGAGAACATCCTTACGGACATCAGAAATTTGAGGCGATAGGCGCATTGGGAATTGCCGCTTTTCTAGGAATTGCCTGTTTTGAAATTTTACGCGGGGCAGTAGAGAAAATCTTCTTAAATACTGAAAGTGCAGCAATCAAAGTAACTTCTACTGAGCTATGGCTCTTGTTGCTTGTCTTAGGGATTAATATCTTTGTGGCATTTTACGAGCGCAATGTAGGCAGAAAAGTTAATAGCCCCATTTTAATTGCTGATGCCAAACATACCATGAGCGATATATGGGTCACAATTATTGTGATTGCTGGATTAGTAGGAGTTTGGCAAGCAAAAAATCTCAATATCCCCCAACTAGAATGGCTCGATGTAATTCTCGCTTTTCCTGTGGCTTTATTGGTGTTTTATAGTGGTTGGGAAGTAATCAAAGAAAACTTACCCTGGCTGGTTGATGAAATGGCGATCGCGCCAGAAGCCATCCATGATACTGTAATGGAAGTTTCAGGAGTACTCAACTGTCACGAGATTGCTTCGCGGGGAATATTAGGTAGACAGGTATTTATTGAAATGCACTTAATAGTTGATACTAACGATATTATTGCTGCTCACAAAATTACAGAAACAATAGAAGAACACTTAGAAAAACGCTTTGGTAAAGTACGAGTTTTGATCCACGTTGAACCTCCAGATTACGAAGAAGAAGATATTAGCTTTGGCAGTACCGAACCTATAGCCTAA
- a CDS encoding DedA family protein gives MSIELFRLETIQEIAHLYGYWAVFIGIALENMGIPLPGETIVIVGGFLAGSSELNYGMVLGSAIAGAVMGDNFGYWVGRIGGWQLIVKIGSIFRIQEQQLELVKDRYSKNAAQAVFFGRFVTLLRIFAGPLAGITKMPYRQFLLCNLGGAALWSTTIVTLAFFLGRVVSLEQIITWATQAGVAALLLLIAIAVAYFAWEYGQERLLPKD, from the coding sequence ATGTCAATCGAGCTATTTAGGTTAGAAACTATACAGGAAATTGCTCACCTCTACGGTTATTGGGCAGTGTTTATTGGCATTGCCTTAGAGAATATGGGAATTCCCCTACCTGGAGAAACCATCGTCATAGTTGGTGGATTTTTAGCTGGCAGCAGCGAATTGAATTATGGCATGGTTTTGGGTAGTGCGATCGCAGGGGCAGTTATGGGCGATAATTTTGGTTATTGGGTTGGCAGAATTGGCGGATGGCAGCTTATAGTTAAAATTGGCAGCATTTTCAGAATCCAAGAACAGCAGCTAGAACTGGTAAAAGATCGCTACAGTAAAAATGCTGCTCAGGCTGTCTTTTTTGGACGTTTTGTTACTTTGCTGAGAATTTTTGCAGGGCCTTTGGCAGGAATTACCAAAATGCCCTATAGACAATTTTTGCTCTGTAATCTGGGTGGTGCTGCGTTGTGGTCAACTACCATTGTTACCCTGGCTTTTTTCTTGGGACGAGTTGTTTCTTTAGAGCAAATCATTACCTGGGCTACTCAAGCTGGAGTGGCTGCATTACTATTGTTAATTGCGATCGCCGTTGCCTACTTTGCCTGGGAATACGGACAAGAAAGACTATTGCCCAAAGATTAA
- a CDS encoding Ycf34 family protein produces the protein MCICINCQYVDNCQTYNAVETQHQQAHLTENPTFEPIEPTINVNIRTQGEIIEMEWDVVGCQSFVKESGKWSKLRPGEAVPT, from the coding sequence ATGTGTATCTGTATCAACTGCCAATATGTTGATAACTGCCAAACCTACAATGCAGTAGAAACTCAACACCAACAAGCCCATTTAACCGAAAATCCTACCTTTGAACCGATTGAACCGACGATTAACGTCAACATTCGTACCCAAGGCGAAATTATTGAAATGGAGTGGGATGTAGTCGGCTGTCAGAGCTTTGTCAAAGAATCTGGCAAATGGTCAAAACTACGCCCAGGAGAAGCTGTTCCGACTTAA
- a CDS encoding CCA tRNA nucleotidyltransferase, whose product MLVEQLKSYLDRVNFPCDLDRLPANAYLVGGSVRDALLERYKTPIDLDFVLPAKAIETAQEIANSYHGGFVVLDAAREIARVVFPQGTLDFARQEGSLETDLKRRDFTINAIAFNLKSQQLVDPVGGLADLQKGIIRMVAASNLEDDPLRLLRAYRQAAQLDFSIEDNTRRAISDRVSLLKTIAAERVQAELNYLFDAPKGNKWLAAADGLLQFWLPSIKPAKIEQLDAVEAALEVCLNSGLNLPEFNILAKLATLVSTDAATAEAELIQLKYSRNQIKAVTKTVQHLPQLQIMTSLMSLRDQYFWFLAVKDFFPLLTVRAIATRVSPVIIDPLIKRYLDPNDPVAHPQPLITGNDLIREFKLKPSPLIGTILTEVQIAQIESKIATPQQALNFANSLLESNKQKT is encoded by the coding sequence ATGCTTGTAGAACAACTAAAGTCATATTTAGATAGGGTAAATTTTCCCTGTGACTTGGATCGACTACCAGCAAACGCTTATTTGGTTGGGGGTTCGGTAAGGGATGCTTTGCTAGAGCGTTATAAAACCCCGATAGATTTAGATTTTGTTTTACCCGCCAAGGCAATTGAAACCGCTCAAGAAATTGCCAATTCCTATCATGGTGGCTTTGTGGTTTTGGATGCAGCTAGGGAAATAGCCAGAGTTGTTTTCCCTCAAGGAACTTTAGACTTTGCTCGTCAAGAGGGAAGCTTAGAAACAGATCTTAAAAGACGGGATTTTACGATTAATGCGATCGCTTTTAACCTGAAGTCTCAACAGTTAGTCGATCCCGTTGGAGGTTTGGCAGATCTCCAAAAGGGAATCATCAGAATGGTTGCAGCGAGTAATTTAGAAGATGACCCCTTAAGACTATTACGAGCATATCGACAGGCAGCACAGCTAGACTTTAGCATTGAGGACAATACGAGGCGAGCAATTAGCGATCGCGTTTCTCTATTAAAGACTATCGCAGCAGAAAGAGTTCAGGCTGAATTGAATTATCTTTTTGATGCACCCAAAGGAAACAAATGGCTAGCAGCAGCAGATGGTTTATTACAGTTTTGGCTACCTAGCATTAAGCCAGCGAAAATTGAGCAGCTAGATGCAGTAGAAGCTGCGCTTGAGGTTTGCCTTAATTCTGGTTTAAATCTGCCTGAATTTAACATTTTAGCCAAGCTGGCAACCTTGGTATCTACGGATGCAGCTACCGCTGAAGCTGAGTTAATCCAGCTTAAATATTCTCGCAACCAGATCAAAGCCGTCACCAAAACCGTACAGCATTTACCCCAACTGCAAATTATGACAAGCTTAATGAGCCTACGGGATCAATATTTTTGGTTTTTGGCAGTCAAAGACTTTTTTCCCTTATTGACAGTTAGAGCGATCGCTACAAGAGTATCTCCAGTAATCATAGATCCCTTAATTAAGCGTTATTTAGACCCTAATGATCCTGTTGCTCATCCCCAACCCTTAATTACAGGCAACGATCTAATTCGTGAGTTTAAGCTTAAACCTTCTCCCCTAATTGGCACAATACTGACAGAAGTTCAAATTGCCCAAATTGAATCAAAAATAGCTACGCCTCAACAGGCTTTAAACTTTGCCAACTCGTTATTAGAATCAAATAAGCAAAAAACGTAA
- a CDS encoding HNH endonuclease yields MSDPFKKLIRGLIRESIIASSPQSKRQKKTKKKIKNTQKRSRYLSAATRVDVLRRDNYRCLFCGVSAKKAELEVDHIIPFSKGGSNAMSNLQTLCSDCNKGKGNRFTG; encoded by the coding sequence ATGTCCGATCCGTTTAAAAAGTTGATTAGGGGATTGATACGAGAATCCATCATCGCTTCATCTCCTCAATCTAAACGCCAGAAAAAAACGAAGAAGAAAATAAAAAATACCCAAAAGCGATCGCGTTATCTTTCTGCTGCAACTCGCGTTGATGTATTGAGAAGAGACAATTATCGTTGCCTATTTTGTGGCGTATCAGCTAAGAAAGCTGAACTAGAGGTAGATCACATTATTCCTTTTTCTAAAGGTGGCAGCAACGCGATGAGTAATTTACAAACACTTTGTAGCGACTGTAATAAAGGCAAAGGCAATAGATTTACTGGCTGA
- a CDS encoding SPFH domain-containing protein, with the protein MGQFLTLALLLLGSTTLAGSVKIVKEKEEYLVESLGNYKKKLEPGLNFVTPFIDKVVYHDTIKEKVLDIPPQSCITRDNVSITVDAVVYWRIMDMYKAFYKVENLRDAMVNLVLTQIRSEMGQLELDQTFTARTEINEILLRELDIATDPWGVKVTRVELRDIMPSKAVQDSMELQMAAERQKRANILTSEGHRDSAINSAQGNAQAKLLEAEAAKKAAILNAEAEQQSIVLKAEAERQEQILKAQATAEAMRIVIEKLKDNPNAHEALQFLLAQNYLEMGKEIGNSESSKVMFMDPRSMISTIEGVQSVIAQNPNGKAIQQPYNPVKLDLERLERDR; encoded by the coding sequence ATGGGACAGTTTTTAACTTTAGCTTTATTGTTATTAGGTTCTACTACCCTAGCAGGATCGGTCAAAATTGTTAAAGAGAAAGAAGAATATCTAGTTGAAAGTTTAGGTAACTATAAAAAAAAGCTTGAACCAGGCTTAAATTTCGTTACTCCTTTTATTGATAAAGTTGTCTACCACGACACCATCAAAGAAAAAGTTTTAGATATACCTCCTCAATCTTGTATTACCCGCGACAATGTGAGCATCACCGTAGATGCAGTAGTCTACTGGCGCATCATGGATATGTACAAGGCTTTTTATAAAGTAGAAAACCTGCGGGATGCGATGGTAAACTTGGTTCTAACGCAAATTCGCTCAGAAATGGGTCAATTGGAGCTAGATCAAACCTTTACCGCTCGTACTGAAATCAACGAGATTCTCTTGAGAGAACTAGATATTGCTACCGATCCTTGGGGAGTAAAAGTAACCAGGGTAGAATTGCGAGACATTATGCCTTCAAAAGCTGTCCAAGATTCGATGGAATTGCAGATGGCAGCGGAAAGACAAAAACGAGCTAATATTTTAACGTCAGAAGGACATCGAGATTCTGCTATTAACTCGGCTCAAGGAAATGCTCAGGCTAAATTACTAGAAGCAGAAGCAGCTAAAAAAGCAGCCATCTTAAATGCAGAGGCAGAACAACAGTCAATTGTTTTAAAAGCTGAAGCCGAGCGTCAAGAGCAAATTCTCAAAGCTCAAGCCACTGCCGAAGCCATGAGAATTGTGATCGAAAAGCTCAAGGATAATCCTAATGCTCATGAAGCTTTACAGTTTCTCTTGGCACAAAACTATCTAGAAATGGGTAAAGAAATTGGCAATAGCGAAAGCAGCAAAGTAATGTTTATGGATCCTCGCAGCATGATTTCTACTATCGAAGGAGTACAGTCTGTAATTGCTCAAAATCCTAACGGCAAAGCGATTCAACAACCATACAATCCAGTCAAGTTAGATTTAGAAAGACTCGAACGCGATCGTTAA
- a CDS encoding NfeD family protein: MVDPTVFWIVAGAILCLMEFIFPTAFVSLMMGIAAFLVAIASLFLPQYTLLTGLWLIFSTVLTIWSRRLFTPKRRISITGDDLEATAIGGIPAGSIGRVLYEGNSWRAKCADETRDIAPNEPVHVVRKQGNTLIVLPSRMIDHG, from the coding sequence ATGGTTGATCCTACTGTTTTTTGGATAGTTGCAGGGGCGATACTCTGTTTGATGGAGTTCATTTTTCCTACTGCTTTTGTAAGCTTAATGATGGGTATTGCTGCTTTTCTAGTAGCGATCGCATCTCTATTTTTGCCACAATATACCTTACTGACGGGTTTATGGTTGATCTTTTCTACTGTATTAACTATTTGGTCACGCCGTTTGTTTACACCCAAGCGCAGAATATCAATTACAGGAGATGATTTGGAGGCTACTGCTATAGGCGGTATTCCCGCAGGCTCTATAGGCAGAGTTTTGTATGAAGGAAATTCTTGGCGAGCAAAGTGTGCTGATGAAACCAGAGATATTGCCCCCAACGAACCTGTTCACGTAGTTCGCAAACAAGGCAATACTTTAATTGTCTTACCATCGAGGATGATAGATCATGGTTAA
- a CDS encoding DUF427 domain-containing protein: MPKAIWNGQVLAESDRTEVVENNQYFPPDSINQAYFRESSTHTSCPWKGQASYYTIVVDDQENKDAAWYYPETKEKANNIKGYVAFWKGVKVEV, encoded by the coding sequence ATGCCTAAAGCAATTTGGAATGGTCAAGTCTTAGCCGAAAGCGATCGCACTGAAGTAGTCGAAAACAATCAGTATTTTCCCCCTGATTCAATCAATCAAGCATATTTTCGCGAGAGTTCTACCCACACTTCATGTCCCTGGAAAGGACAGGCTAGCTACTACACTATCGTTGTTGACGACCAAGAAAACAAGGACGCTGCTTGGTATTACCCAGAGACTAAAGAAAAGGCAAATAATATCAAAGGTTATGTTGCTTTTTGGAAAGGCGTAAAAGTAGAGGTATAA
- a CDS encoding energy transducer TonB: MVYESKLDNQFSKLINPAQLCLIISLALHLLVLKFGLPSLKFNNDSGERKVAVIELSPEQQARLPNLSPELNTPNTPNINNLPPIDNSEPAAPFAIPRSLFPGLGDPSNLPPVAIPPPPNFDNLPPLPPITDITLPPVGDLSKLPLPPEIEPGDFKVDPSKVSSATKPTKKPGQPSKPENAQQQAQKSPQTAAKPEPKPQVEPKPTPEKVAAKKVDNSQKRIANLTQSLTKNEEGTTDEDARKNYIAWLAKVKEIKPDEIEATGTYPRDACIRRLKGTSVFGVVVNAKGEVVDLDLIKGAKYPIFNKQGVEDVAQLVLENKTKKPKPYQVTLNYEYDPEICPSLTLPSIRTEESQKAAPTPAPAPKPKPEPKPAPTPAPAPAPTPSLKDQLRNIKLPSRKPSDLKDTPLPEQPKLEP, translated from the coding sequence ATGGTCTACGAATCGAAATTAGATAATCAATTTAGTAAGCTGATTAATCCAGCACAGCTATGTTTAATAATATCCCTTGCTTTGCATCTGCTGGTTCTCAAGTTTGGTTTACCTAGCCTAAAATTTAACAATGACTCTGGCGAGAGAAAAGTTGCTGTGATTGAGCTTAGCCCAGAACAACAGGCTCGTTTACCCAATTTGTCTCCTGAGTTAAATACTCCCAATACTCCAAATATTAATAATCTGCCACCAATTGACAATAGCGAACCTGCTGCGCCTTTTGCCATACCTCGTTCTTTATTCCCTGGGTTAGGAGATCCTTCTAATTTACCGCCTGTTGCTATTCCCCCTCCTCCTAATTTTGATAATCTTCCGCCTCTGCCTCCCATAACTGATATTACTTTGCCTCCTGTTGGCGATTTATCAAAACTTCCTCTTCCACCAGAGATCGAGCCTGGTGATTTTAAGGTAGATCCATCTAAAGTTTCCTCTGCGACAAAACCGACCAAAAAACCTGGGCAACCTTCTAAGCCAGAAAATGCACAACAGCAAGCTCAAAAATCACCTCAAACAGCAGCTAAACCAGAGCCAAAACCTCAAGTAGAGCCAAAACCCACTCCTGAAAAAGTTGCAGCCAAAAAAGTTGATAATTCTCAAAAGCGCATTGCCAATTTGACTCAAAGCTTGACTAAAAATGAGGAGGGTACGACCGATGAAGATGCCAGAAAAAATTATATTGCTTGGCTAGCTAAGGTAAAAGAAATAAAGCCTGACGAAATTGAAGCAACAGGGACTTATCCACGAGATGCCTGCATTAGAAGACTCAAAGGGACTAGTGTATTTGGAGTTGTCGTCAATGCCAAGGGTGAAGTTGTCGATCTAGATTTAATCAAGGGTGCGAAATATCCTATTTTTAATAAACAGGGGGTAGAAGATGTTGCTCAGCTTGTTTTGGAGAACAAAACTAAAAAACCAAAACCCTATCAGGTAACGCTCAATTATGAATATGACCCCGAAATTTGTCCTTCTTTGACATTGCCGTCTATTAGAACAGAAGAGTCACAAAAAGCTGCACCTACTCCTGCGCCAGCACCAAAGCCTAAACCCGAACCGAAGCCAGCACCTACTCCTGCACCAGCACCTGCTCCTACGCCATCATTAAAAGATCAGTTAAGAAACATAAAACTTCCTAGTCGCAAACCTTCAGATTTGAAAGACACCCCCTTGCCTGAACAACCAAAGCTTGAACCATAA
- a CDS encoding rhomboid family intramembrane serine protease: MSSYYRKSASKKPILKEFKILIISVTIFWAIEILDFFVFKGSLDRYGIQPHTVIGLRGILFAPFLHGSFGHLIANTIPFIILGWLTMIQETKDFYIVSFLSALVGGIGVWVFGAPGSIHIGASILIYGYLGFLLLRGYFQRNFPSIALSIFVAVAYGGLIWGVFPSGMRISWQGHLFGFIGGAIAAKIIAQEKRFRG; the protein is encoded by the coding sequence ATGAGTAGCTATTATCGAAAGTCGGCAAGCAAAAAACCCATTTTGAAAGAATTTAAAATTTTAATAATTTCGGTCACTATATTTTGGGCAATTGAAATTCTTGATTTTTTTGTGTTTAAAGGCAGTTTAGATCGCTATGGAATCCAGCCTCACACAGTCATTGGCTTACGAGGAATATTATTTGCTCCTTTTCTCCACGGAAGTTTTGGACATCTGATAGCTAATACCATCCCCTTTATTATCTTGGGATGGTTGACCATGATCCAGGAAACTAAAGACTTTTATATTGTTTCTTTTCTGAGCGCATTAGTTGGCGGTATTGGGGTATGGGTGTTTGGCGCACCAGGTTCAATTCATATTGGTGCCAGCATTTTGATTTATGGATACCTGGGATTTTTACTATTGCGGGGTTACTTCCAGAGAAATTTTCCTTCTATTGCCCTTTCTATATTTGTTGCCGTAGCTTACGGTGGTTTAATTTGGGGAGTATTTCCTTCTGGTATGAGAATATCTTGGCAGGGACATTTATTTGGCTTTATTGGTGGTGCGATCGCTGCTAAAATAATTGCTCAAGAGAAAAGATTCCGTGGATAA
- the psbU gene encoding photosystem II complex extrinsic protein PsbU — protein MKRFIGIMTALLLIVGSWGFAGAAQASEMGIFTVHSSNLLARVNTSDAKRQELIRGKLDLNNSDVREFRKLRGFYPNLASKIIQNAPYESVDDVLDIPGLSDSQIERLQANLDEFFVTDVEASMNSGGDRYNPGVY, from the coding sequence ATGAAGAGATTTATCGGCATTATGACGGCATTATTATTAATTGTAGGTTCGTGGGGTTTTGCAGGTGCGGCACAAGCAAGCGAAATGGGGATATTTACAGTACATTCCTCTAATCTATTAGCTCGCGTCAATACATCTGATGCCAAACGCCAAGAGTTAATTAGAGGAAAACTTGATTTAAATAACAGTGATGTTCGAGAATTCCGTAAATTACGTGGATTCTATCCTAATCTTGCCAGCAAAATAATCCAAAATGCACCTTATGAATCGGTTGATGATGTGTTAGATATACCTGGCTTGAGTGATAGTCAAATTGAACGTTTACAGGCGAATCTAGACGAGTTTTTTGTTACAGATGTAGAAGCTTCGATGAATTCAGGTGGAGATCGCTATAATCCTGGCGTATATTAA
- the nadB gene encoding L-aspartate oxidase, with translation MNHFKFDVVVVGSGAAGLYGALCLPQSLKVALVTKDQLNTGASDWAQGGIAAAISQNDSPVLHLEDTLKAGAGLCDRNSVQFLVENAAEAIASLVEMGVAFDRHQSQLAMTLEAAHSRPRVLHAADTTGRAIVATLAQQVLQRGNIEVMSQAFALQLWLNPQTGNCQGISVLKENKITWIHSPAVILATGGGGQVFSQTTNPEVSTGDGVAIAWRSGAVIRDTEFVQFHPTALTVPGAPRFLISEAVRGEGAHLVDEDGRRFAFDYHPDGELAPRDVVSRAIFTHLQKTSASNVYLDLRPIPKDRIRYRFPNIIRVCQHWDVDLFIKPIPVTPAAHYWMGGIAVDTMNHTSISGLYAVGETASTGVHGANRLASNSLLECVVYASQLAKLQPHSLPQITPPETLEIDLSWDKEMELVNSIRNQLPDLVWQSAGICRTEETMETAIAIVADWRSQLANLSLNKYVLNLSPPKQIKLNSSTAESQLKFYAETLNLVDTGYLILKSAAFRTESRGGHYRLDYPHALPEWSGHTVIQGQKWNRSPSE, from the coding sequence TTGAATCATTTTAAGTTCGATGTAGTAGTGGTAGGTTCGGGGGCTGCTGGGCTATACGGGGCTTTATGTTTACCCCAAAGCTTAAAAGTTGCTCTAGTTACCAAAGATCAGCTAAATACGGGGGCAAGCGACTGGGCTCAAGGTGGAATTGCAGCAGCCATCAGCCAGAATGATTCTCCTGTGCTGCATCTAGAGGATACTTTGAAAGCGGGAGCAGGATTATGCGATCGCAACTCCGTTCAATTTTTGGTTGAGAATGCAGCAGAAGCCATTGCATCTTTAGTAGAAATGGGGGTGGCGTTTGATCGTCATCAAAGTCAGCTAGCTATGACTTTAGAAGCTGCCCATTCTCGCCCTCGCGTACTTCATGCTGCGGACACTACAGGCAGAGCTATTGTAGCCACCCTTGCCCAACAAGTATTACAGCGAGGCAATATTGAGGTAATGTCTCAAGCTTTTGCCTTACAGCTATGGTTAAATCCGCAAACAGGTAACTGTCAGGGCATTAGCGTCCTGAAAGAAAACAAAATAACCTGGATTCATTCCCCTGCGGTGATTTTAGCAACAGGAGGAGGAGGTCAAGTATTTTCTCAGACTACTAATCCCGAAGTTAGTACTGGAGACGGTGTGGCGATCGCTTGGCGTAGTGGTGCAGTTATTAGAGACACAGAATTTGTACAGTTTCACCCCACAGCCCTAACTGTACCTGGCGCACCACGCTTTTTGATTAGTGAAGCCGTAAGAGGAGAAGGAGCGCATTTAGTAGACGAAGACGGACGACGTTTTGCCTTTGACTATCATCCAGACGGAGAATTAGCCCCTAGAGATGTAGTCAGCCGAGCCATTTTTACCCATCTCCAAAAAACGTCAGCTAGCAATGTTTATCTCGATCTTCGACCCATTCCTAAAGATCGCATTCGCTATCGTTTTCCCAATATTATTCGTGTATGTCAACATTGGGACGTGGATTTATTTATCAAGCCTATTCCTGTTACTCCCGCAGCACATTATTGGATGGGAGGAATTGCTGTAGACACGATGAATCATACTTCAATTTCTGGTTTATATGCTGTAGGGGAAACAGCAAGTACGGGAGTTCATGGTGCAAATCGTTTAGCCAGTAATTCTTTATTAGAATGTGTTGTTTATGCTTCCCAACTTGCCAAGCTACAGCCTCATAGCTTGCCTCAAATTACGCCTCCTGAAACTCTGGAAATCGACCTTAGCTGGGATAAAGAAATGGAGTTAGTTAACTCAATTAGAAATCAATTACCAGATCTAGTTTGGCAGAGTGCGGGAATCTGCCGTACAGAAGAAACTATGGAGACAGCGATCGCTATTGTGGCAGATTGGCGATCGCAGTTAGCCAATCTTTCTTTAAATAAGTATGTTCTTAATTTATCTCCCCCGAAACAAATCAAGCTAAACTCCAGTACAGCCGAGTCACAGCTAAAGTTCTATGCCGAGACGCTAAATCTAGTCGATACTGGCTATCTAATCCTCAAAAGTGCTGCTTTTCGGACTGAAAGCAGAGGAGGACACTATCGTCTTGATTATCCTCATGCTCTGCCAGAGTGGTCAGGACATACAGTTATTCAAGGACAAAAATGGAATAGATCACCATCAGAATAA